From the genome of Streptomyces sp. NBC_00659, one region includes:
- a CDS encoding ABC transporter ATP-binding protein: protein MTKAISVAGLHKSFGRTHALDGLDLEVEAGEVHGFLGPNGSGKSTTIRVLLGLLRADSGTARMLDMDPWADAVELHRRVAYVPGDVTLWRNLSGGEVIDLYGRLHDGGRARRGGPGGGRTGGLDPARRAELIERFELDPTKKGRTYSKGNRQKVALVAAFASDVDVLILDEPTSGLDPLMEEVFQKCVREERDRGRTILLSSHILSEVEELCDRVSIIRKGRTVESGSLADLRHLTRTSVTAELTGPPNGLASLPGVHELDVQDTGVRQDGVRCRVRFHVESDKLNAVLRSLTDSGVRSLTSTPPTLEELFLRHYQDDVRADGSEEGAMAR from the coding sequence ATGACGAAGGCAATCAGCGTCGCCGGTCTGCACAAGTCGTTCGGCAGGACGCACGCACTGGACGGACTGGACCTGGAGGTCGAGGCCGGTGAGGTGCACGGCTTCCTCGGCCCCAACGGCTCCGGGAAGTCCACCACCATCCGGGTCCTGCTCGGCCTGCTGCGCGCCGACTCGGGCACGGCCCGGATGCTGGACATGGACCCGTGGGCGGACGCCGTCGAACTGCACCGCAGGGTCGCCTACGTCCCCGGCGACGTCACCCTGTGGCGCAACCTCTCCGGCGGCGAGGTCATCGACCTCTACGGACGGCTGCACGACGGGGGCCGCGCCCGGCGCGGCGGACCGGGCGGCGGGCGGACCGGCGGCCTCGACCCGGCACGGCGTGCCGAACTGATCGAGCGCTTCGAACTCGACCCCACCAAGAAGGGGCGCACCTACTCGAAGGGCAACCGCCAGAAGGTCGCCCTCGTCGCCGCCTTCGCCTCCGACGTCGATGTGCTCATCCTGGACGAGCCGACCTCCGGCCTCGACCCGCTGATGGAAGAGGTCTTCCAGAAGTGCGTCCGGGAGGAACGCGACCGGGGCCGCACGATCCTGCTGTCCTCGCACATCCTGAGCGAGGTCGAGGAGCTCTGCGACCGCGTCAGCATCATCCGCAAGGGCCGGACCGTCGAGAGCGGCTCCCTCGCCGACCTGCGCCACCTCACCCGCACCAGCGTCACCGCCGAACTCACCGGCCCGCCGAACGGACTGGCGTCCCTGCCCGGAGTCCACGAACTGGACGTCCAGGACACCGGGGTCCGGCAGGACGGCGTCCGTTGCCGGGTCCGGTTCCACGTCGAGAGCGACAAGCTGAACGCGGTCCTGCGGTCACTGACCGACTCCGGCGTACGGTCCCTGACCTCGACCCCGCCGACCCTGGAGGAGCTGTTCCTGCGGCACTACCAGGACGACGTACGGGCCGACGGATCCGAGGAAGGGGCGATGGCCCGATGA
- a CDS encoding adenylosuccinate synthase — MPALVLLGAQWGDEGKGKATDLLGGSVDYVVRYQGGNNAGHTVVVGDQKYALHLLPSGILTPECTPVIGNGVVVDPSVLFSELNGLNERGVDTSKLLISGNAHIITPYNVTVDKVTERFLGKRKIGTTGRGIGPTYADKINRVGIRVQDLYDESILVQKVEAALEVKNQLLTKLYNRRAIEASQVVEELLGYADRLKPYVADTVLILNQALEQDKVVLFEGGQGTLLDIDHGTYPFVTSSNPTAGGACTGAGVGPTKISRVIGILKAYTTRVGSGPFPTELFDADGEALRRIGHERGVTTGRDRRCGWFDAVIARYATRVNGLTDFFLTKLDVLTGWEEIPVCVAYEIDGKRVEELPYSQTDFHHAKPIYETLPGWSEDITKAKTFADLPKNAQDYVKALEEMSGAPISAIGVGPGRTETIEINSFI, encoded by the coding sequence GTGCCCGCACTTGTGCTGCTCGGTGCTCAGTGGGGTGACGAAGGCAAGGGAAAGGCCACCGATCTGCTCGGTGGATCCGTGGACTATGTGGTGCGCTATCAGGGCGGCAACAACGCCGGCCATACGGTAGTCGTTGGCGACCAGAAATACGCTCTCCACCTCCTCCCTTCCGGAATCCTCACGCCGGAGTGCACTCCGGTGATCGGCAACGGAGTCGTCGTCGACCCGTCCGTCCTGTTCTCCGAGCTGAACGGACTGAACGAGCGCGGCGTCGACACCTCCAAGCTGCTGATCAGCGGAAACGCTCACATCATCACGCCTTACAACGTCACTGTCGACAAGGTGACGGAACGCTTCCTCGGCAAGCGGAAGATCGGCACCACCGGGCGCGGAATCGGCCCGACCTACGCGGACAAGATCAACCGTGTGGGCATCCGCGTCCAGGACCTCTACGACGAGTCGATCCTCGTCCAGAAGGTCGAGGCGGCGCTGGAGGTCAAGAACCAGCTGCTCACCAAGCTCTACAACCGCCGCGCCATCGAGGCGAGCCAGGTCGTCGAGGAGCTGCTGGGCTACGCGGACCGGCTCAAGCCGTACGTCGCGGACACCGTCCTGATCCTCAACCAGGCGCTGGAGCAGGACAAGGTCGTGCTCTTCGAGGGCGGCCAGGGCACGCTCCTGGACATCGACCACGGCACGTATCCGTTCGTGACGTCGTCGAACCCGACCGCGGGCGGCGCCTGCACGGGTGCCGGCGTCGGCCCGACCAAGATCAGCCGGGTCATCGGCATCCTCAAGGCGTACACGACCCGGGTCGGCTCGGGTCCGTTCCCGACCGAGCTCTTCGACGCGGACGGCGAGGCGCTGCGGCGCATCGGCCACGAGCGCGGTGTGACGACCGGCCGTGACCGGCGCTGCGGCTGGTTCGACGCGGTCATCGCCCGCTACGCGACCCGCGTGAACGGTCTGACCGACTTCTTCCTCACCAAGCTGGACGTCCTGACTGGCTGGGAGGAGATCCCGGTCTGTGTGGCGTACGAGATCGACGGCAAGCGCGTCGAGGAACTCCCGTACTCCCAGACCGACTTCCATCACGCGAAGCCGATCTACGAGACCCTCCCCGGCTGGTCGGAGGACATCACCAAGGCGAAGACCTTCGCGGATCTCCCGAAGAACGCGCAGGACTACGTGAAGGCGCTGGAGGAGATGTCGGGCGCCCCGATCTCCGCGATCGGCGTCGGACCGGGCCGCACCGAGACGATCGAGATCAACTCGTTCATCTAG
- a CDS encoding carbohydrate ABC transporter permease — MKSRTTGRRHTVIGVALTALMLFPVYWMLNVSLTPQRDMRKSPPDLFPLHPTFEGYRAVLNDQLPYLGTSLLIGLGTVVLTLALAAPAGYSLARLRPPGAGPLGLALLVAQMIPGIVMAMGFYGFFLDLGLIDSWWGLIVADSTISVPFGVMIFAAFMSGIPGELVSAARIDGAGTWRIFRSVVLPVSRNAIVTVSLFAFLWAWSDFVFANTLDGGGDMRPITLGIYHYIGNNNQEWNAIMATAVVASVPATVLLVLAQRYVAAGVTAGAVKD; from the coding sequence ATGAAGTCCCGTACGACCGGCCGCCGTCACACCGTGATCGGCGTCGCCCTCACCGCTCTCATGCTCTTCCCGGTGTACTGGATGCTGAACGTGTCCCTCACCCCGCAGCGCGACATGCGCAAGAGCCCGCCCGACCTGTTCCCGCTGCACCCCACCTTCGAGGGCTACCGGGCCGTCCTGAACGACCAGTTGCCCTACCTGGGCACCAGCCTGCTCATCGGCCTCGGCACGGTCGTCCTCACGCTGGCACTCGCCGCACCGGCGGGCTACTCCCTCGCCCGGCTGCGCCCGCCCGGCGCGGGCCCGCTCGGACTCGCCCTCCTGGTCGCCCAGATGATCCCGGGGATCGTCATGGCCATGGGCTTCTACGGGTTCTTCCTCGACCTCGGACTGATCGACTCCTGGTGGGGCCTGATCGTCGCGGACTCCACCATCTCCGTGCCCTTCGGCGTCATGATCTTCGCCGCCTTCATGTCGGGCATCCCCGGCGAACTCGTCTCCGCGGCCCGGATCGACGGCGCGGGCACCTGGCGGATCTTCCGCTCCGTCGTCCTGCCGGTGAGCCGCAACGCGATCGTCACGGTCTCGCTCTTCGCCTTCCTGTGGGCCTGGTCCGACTTCGTCTTCGCCAACACCCTCGACGGCGGCGGCGACATGCGCCCCATCACCCTCGGCATCTACCACTACATCGGCAACAACAACCAGGAATGGAACGCGATCATGGCCACCGCCGTCGTCGCGTCCGTCCCCGCCACTGTCCTGCTCGTCCTCGCGCAACGCTATGTGGCCGCGGGTGTGACCGCGGGCGCCGTGAAGGACTGA
- a CDS encoding ABC transporter permease: MTATTAGPFTARVGGSRPLAGTGTLLRFALRRDRVMMPLWIGVIALMVLSLPASLKSVYSTPAERASLARQMLANSSLRATYGPVFSDSLGGLTAWRIGAYAGVLAAVMSLVVVVRHTRDEEESGRQEIVSAAMVGRRAPLTAALLAALVANGVLALLVTIGLAGQGGAGALALGLAIGATGMVFATMAAIVAQLTESARLAKGLTGGLIGAAFVLRAAGDSATDDGSSALTWISPVGWLENVRAFADERWWVLPLFAAAVAAQGAAAYALAGRRDVGMSFLPTRPGPATGRLGTAGALAWRLQRGAVLGWSLGFLAAGAAFGGITKGAADLVGDNAKTREIIERMGGQAGITDAFLAAMVNMLGMVAALYIVASVLRLHGEETSQRAEPLLAAAVGRLRWAGGHLVIAFGGTVLIMLLGGLGLALGYGAELGAILGACLVQVPAVWTLGGLAVLLHGLSPRIAPGAWAAAGLALLLGWIGPALKIPQAVMDLSPFGHLPKLPGGTMAWTPVLVLTTIAAALTAAGLVSLRRRDLAT, from the coding sequence ATGACCGCCACGACCGCCGGCCCCTTCACCGCACGCGTCGGCGGCTCCCGCCCCCTGGCCGGCACCGGAACCCTGCTGCGCTTCGCGCTGCGCCGCGACCGCGTGATGATGCCGCTGTGGATCGGCGTCATCGCCCTGATGGTGCTCTCCCTGCCGGCCTCGCTGAAGTCCGTCTACAGCACCCCGGCCGAACGTGCCTCCCTGGCGCGGCAGATGCTCGCCAACAGCTCCCTGCGCGCCACCTACGGACCGGTGTTCAGCGACTCGCTCGGCGGACTCACCGCCTGGCGCATCGGCGCCTACGCCGGAGTCCTCGCCGCCGTCATGAGCCTGGTCGTCGTCGTACGGCACACCCGGGACGAGGAAGAGAGTGGACGCCAGGAAATCGTCTCCGCCGCGATGGTCGGGCGGCGGGCGCCGCTGACCGCCGCCCTGCTCGCGGCGCTCGTCGCCAATGGCGTTCTCGCCCTCCTCGTCACCATCGGCCTCGCCGGACAGGGCGGTGCCGGGGCCCTGGCACTGGGGCTCGCGATCGGCGCGACCGGGATGGTCTTCGCGACCATGGCCGCGATCGTCGCCCAGCTGACGGAGAGCGCGCGGCTCGCCAAGGGACTGACGGGCGGGCTGATCGGCGCCGCCTTCGTCCTCAGGGCGGCGGGCGACTCCGCGACCGACGACGGCTCGTCGGCGCTGACCTGGATCTCACCAGTGGGCTGGCTGGAGAACGTCCGCGCCTTCGCGGACGAACGCTGGTGGGTCCTGCCGCTGTTCGCCGCGGCCGTCGCCGCCCAGGGCGCCGCGGCCTACGCGCTCGCCGGGCGGCGCGATGTGGGCATGAGCTTCCTGCCCACCCGGCCGGGACCCGCGACCGGACGCCTCGGCACGGCCGGGGCACTGGCCTGGCGTCTCCAGCGCGGCGCGGTGCTCGGCTGGAGCCTCGGATTCCTCGCGGCGGGCGCCGCGTTCGGCGGCATCACGAAGGGGGCCGCGGACCTGGTCGGCGACAACGCCAAGACCCGCGAGATCATCGAGCGGATGGGCGGGCAGGCCGGGATCACCGACGCGTTCCTCGCCGCCATGGTGAACATGCTGGGCATGGTCGCCGCGCTCTACATCGTCGCCTCCGTGCTGCGGCTGCACGGCGAGGAGACCTCGCAGCGCGCCGAACCCCTGCTCGCCGCCGCCGTCGGCCGGCTGCGCTGGGCCGGCGGACACCTCGTCATCGCCTTCGGCGGCACGGTCCTGATCATGCTGCTCGGCGGACTCGGCCTCGCTCTCGGCTACGGCGCCGAGCTCGGCGCCATCCTCGGCGCCTGCCTGGTCCAGGTCCCGGCGGTCTGGACCCTGGGCGGCCTCGCCGTCCTGCTCCACGGCCTCTCCCCCCGGATCGCCCCCGGTGCCTGGGCCGCGGCGGGCCTCGCCCTCCTCCTCGGCTGGATCGGGCCCGCACTGAAGATCCCGCAGGCCGTCATGGACCTCTCCCCCTTCGGTCACCTGCCGAAGCTGCCGGGCGGAACCATGGCCTGGACACCGGTCCTCGTCCTCACCACGATCGCGGCGGCCCTGACGGCAGCGGGACTGGTGTCCCTGCGCCGCCGCGACCTGGCGACATGA
- a CDS encoding cytochrome P450, whose translation MAALETSQAFDPWDPAFLADPYPAYEELRARGRVHYYEPTNQWLVPHHADVSALLRDRRLGRTYQHRFTHEDFGRTAPPPEQEPFHVLNDHGMLDLEPPDHTRIRRLVSKAFTPRTVERLKPYVEGLAGELVDRLVEAGGGDLLTDVAEPLPVSVIAEMLGVPESERAPLRPWSADICGMYELNPSEEVARKAVRASVEFTEYLRGLIEARRKEPGDDLISGLIAAHDEGDRLTEQEMISTCVLLLNAGHEATVNSTVTGWWTLFRHPGQLEALRADHSLIPTAVEELMRYDTPLQLFERWVLDDIEIDGTTVPRGAEIAMLFGSANRDAEVFADPETLDLSRSENPHISFSAGIHYCIGAPLARLELAASMSALLTKAPGLRLTQEPVRKPNFVIRGLESLPVEV comes from the coding sequence ATGGCAGCTTTGGAGACTTCGCAGGCCTTCGACCCGTGGGACCCGGCGTTCTTGGCGGACCCGTACCCGGCGTACGAGGAGCTGCGTGCGCGGGGCCGGGTGCACTACTACGAGCCGACGAACCAGTGGCTGGTGCCGCACCACGCGGACGTGTCGGCACTGCTGCGGGACCGCCGGCTGGGCCGGACGTATCAGCACCGGTTCACGCACGAGGACTTCGGGCGGACGGCGCCGCCGCCGGAGCAGGAGCCGTTCCACGTGCTCAACGATCACGGGATGCTCGACCTGGAGCCTCCGGATCACACGCGGATCCGGCGGCTGGTGTCGAAGGCGTTCACGCCCCGCACGGTCGAGCGGCTGAAGCCGTATGTGGAGGGGCTGGCGGGTGAGCTGGTCGACCGGCTGGTGGAGGCGGGCGGCGGGGATCTGCTGACCGATGTGGCGGAGCCGCTGCCGGTGTCGGTGATCGCGGAGATGCTGGGCGTCCCGGAGTCCGAACGGGCGCCGTTGCGGCCCTGGTCGGCGGACATCTGCGGGATGTACGAACTGAATCCGTCCGAGGAGGTGGCGCGGAAGGCGGTGCGGGCGTCGGTCGAGTTCACCGAGTACCTGCGGGGCCTGATCGAGGCCCGCCGCAAGGAGCCCGGGGACGATCTGATCTCGGGGCTCATCGCGGCCCACGACGAGGGCGACCGGCTCACCGAGCAGGAGATGATCTCCACCTGCGTGCTGCTGCTGAACGCCGGGCACGAGGCGACGGTCAACTCTACGGTGACGGGCTGGTGGACCCTGTTCCGGCATCCCGGGCAGCTGGAGGCGTTGCGGGCGGACCATTCGCTGATCCCGACGGCGGTGGAGGAGCTGATGCGCTACGACACCCCGCTGCAGCTGTTCGAGCGGTGGGTGCTGGACGACATCGAGATCGACGGTACGACGGTGCCGCGGGGTGCGGAGATCGCGATGCTCTTCGGTTCCGCGAACCGTGACGCCGAGGTGTTCGCGGACCCGGAGACGCTGGACCTGTCCCGGTCGGAGAACCCGCACATCTCCTTCAGCGCGGGTATCCACTACTGCATCGGCGCTCCGCTCGCCCGGCTCGAACTGGCCGCGTCCATGAGCGCGCTCCTGACCAAGGCCCCCGGTCTCCGGCTCACCCAGGAGCCGGTCCGCAAGCCGAACTTCGTGATCCGCGGACTGGAGAGTCTGCCGGTGGAGGTCTGA
- a CDS encoding RICIN domain-containing protein, producing MSRTSRSGRTTRTLRITPTATPTAAPLPTAVPPSTAGHHRARALATLGAVALATTALLAAPPAQAAPTTATTLVVNADQTLRSVTHAASGSLYGLADASTPADSLVTPLKPNTFVQMAPGGSQLPNGEPAPGGDALKVASKAARAGAGVVVRMPDWYPNFPYKWVSWSNWLSAVDTQIASVKSSSATNIRAYELWNEPDWTWDTTNAGTFEAGWTRTYKEVRAKDTTTPIQGPSHSAWNQSWMSTFLTAAKAAGTVPDVIAWHELQGSQDIAAHVAAYRSLESGLGISARPISIEEYGTPAEMGIPGSLVGYVAKFERTGVRDAELAFWNHYGTLGDTLTDTGGSPNGSYWLYKWYGDMSGSMVPTTPPAQTGIDGAASRTGDGRQISVVFGGGTGSTAVTVKGLSSLSAFGGTVHAKLEYTPSRGRTTAVSAPYTISEADYTVSNGSVTVPVAMNASDGYHLVITPSGSSTSQAGTYQITNRNSALALDTQSAGTAQGTAVVQATSSTGAGQSWTLSSAGSGLYKITNKASGLLLGITNASTAAGGTALIWADNGTADHLWQLIPAGDGYYKIANYNSGLLLGVNGMSTSTGAQVLQWDDNGTADHLWRLTSR from the coding sequence ATGAGCCGCACGAGCCGCTCAGGCCGCACGACCCGGACGTTACGCATCACCCCGACAGCCACCCCCACCGCCGCACCGCTTCCGACCGCCGTACCGCCCTCGACCGCCGGACACCACCGCGCCCGTGCCCTGGCCACCCTGGGCGCCGTCGCCCTGGCCACCACCGCCCTGCTCGCCGCACCCCCCGCCCAGGCCGCCCCCACCACGGCCACGACCCTGGTCGTCAACGCCGACCAGACCCTCCGCTCCGTGACCCATGCGGCCAGCGGCAGTCTGTACGGCCTCGCCGACGCGAGCACCCCGGCCGACAGCCTGGTCACCCCGCTCAAGCCGAACACCTTCGTGCAGATGGCACCGGGTGGTTCCCAGCTCCCCAACGGCGAACCCGCGCCCGGGGGAGACGCGCTGAAGGTGGCCTCAAAGGCGGCGCGGGCCGGCGCCGGGGTCGTCGTCCGCATGCCCGACTGGTACCCGAACTTCCCCTACAAGTGGGTGAGCTGGAGCAACTGGCTGTCCGCCGTGGACACCCAGATCGCGTCGGTCAAGTCTTCCTCGGCCACCAACATCCGCGCCTACGAGCTGTGGAACGAACCCGACTGGACCTGGGACACCACGAACGCCGGTACGTTCGAGGCCGGCTGGACGCGCACCTACAAGGAGGTCCGCGCCAAGGACACCACCACGCCGATCCAGGGGCCCAGCCACTCGGCGTGGAACCAGAGCTGGATGAGCACGTTCCTCACCGCCGCCAAGGCCGCCGGCACCGTTCCCGACGTCATCGCCTGGCACGAACTCCAGGGCTCCCAGGACATCGCGGCGCACGTCGCGGCGTACCGCTCCCTGGAGAGCGGCCTCGGCATCAGCGCGCGGCCGATCTCCATCGAGGAGTACGGCACGCCGGCCGAGATGGGCATACCGGGTTCACTCGTCGGCTACGTCGCCAAGTTCGAGCGGACGGGTGTCCGGGACGCCGAGCTCGCCTTCTGGAACCACTACGGCACCCTCGGCGACACCCTCACCGACACCGGCGGATCGCCCAACGGCTCCTACTGGCTGTACAAGTGGTACGGCGACATGTCGGGCAGCATGGTCCCCACCACGCCCCCGGCCCAGACGGGCATCGACGGGGCCGCGTCCCGCACCGGGGACGGCCGGCAGATCAGCGTCGTCTTCGGCGGCGGCACGGGCTCGACGGCCGTCACGGTCAAGGGCCTCAGCTCGCTGTCCGCCTTCGGCGGCACGGTGCACGCCAAGCTGGAGTACACCCCGTCCAGGGGCCGCACCACGGCCGTATCAGCCCCGTACACGATCTCGGAGGCCGACTACACGGTCTCGAACGGATCCGTCACCGTGCCCGTGGCCATGAACGCCTCGGACGGCTACCACCTGGTGATCACGCCCAGCGGCAGCTCCACCTCGCAGGCCGGGACCTACCAGATCACCAACAGGAACAGCGCCCTCGCCCTGGACACCCAGAGCGCGGGCACGGCCCAGGGCACCGCGGTCGTCCAGGCCACGTCCTCCACCGGCGCCGGCCAGTCGTGGACTCTCTCCTCCGCCGGATCCGGCCTCTACAAGATCACCAACAAGGCGAGCGGTCTGCTGCTCGGCATCACGAACGCGAGCACGGCGGCCGGCGGAACCGCGCTGATCTGGGCGGACAACGGCACCGCCGACCACCTGTGGCAGCTGATCCCGGCCGGTGACGGCTACTACAAGATCGCCAACTACAACAGCGGTCTGCTGCTCGGCGTGAACGGCATGAGCACCTCCACCGGCGCCCAGGTCCTCCAGTGGGACGACAACGGCACCGCCGACCACCTGTGGAGACTGACCTCACGCTGA
- a CDS encoding diacylglycerol kinase family protein — MAASDQLLVVIDPVARRTDGESVRIAKDVLSAGAATKVCLPEGPEEFARALLRRGGRRPVVIGDDGALLRAVSLLHRRRELAACALSFVPVGGALSLSRSLGVPMGTVAAARAVLDGAERRLDLLVDDSDGVVLGALRIPSLPSRPSAPVPVGVPGEEAGARPWLRTCQSLVRTIASRPSRLASAPATGSSRLRIEVDGVCVVDLDQPVETVSVTPGGSGTGAEIEVRAVSVGAGSSPLRLLGHKVTVSGADFRYGADSVVSGPVRTRTWTVRESAWGLTLPAAP; from the coding sequence GTGGCGGCTTCCGACCAGCTCCTGGTGGTCATCGACCCGGTCGCCCGACGGACGGACGGCGAGTCCGTCCGGATCGCGAAAGACGTGCTCAGCGCGGGTGCGGCGACGAAGGTGTGCCTCCCGGAAGGGCCCGAGGAATTCGCTCGGGCACTGCTCCGCCGGGGTGGGCGCCGACCCGTCGTCATCGGTGACGACGGCGCCCTGCTGCGGGCGGTGTCCCTGCTGCACCGGCGGCGGGAACTGGCCGCGTGCGCGCTGTCCTTCGTGCCCGTGGGCGGTGCGCTGTCGCTGTCCCGTTCGCTCGGGGTGCCGATGGGGACCGTCGCGGCGGCCAGGGCGGTCCTCGACGGGGCCGAACGGCGGCTCGACCTGCTCGTGGACGACAGTGACGGTGTGGTGCTCGGCGCGCTGCGCATCCCCTCGCTGCCCTCCCGGCCGTCCGCTCCGGTGCCCGTGGGAGTGCCCGGGGAGGAAGCCGGTGCGCGTCCGTGGCTGCGTACCTGCCAGTCCTTGGTACGGACCATCGCCTCCCGGCCGTCCCGGCTCGCCTCCGCGCCGGCGACGGGGTCCTCCCGGCTGCGGATCGAGGTCGACGGGGTGTGCGTGGTGGACCTGGACCAGCCCGTGGAAACCGTGTCGGTGACACCGGGGGGCTCGGGCACCGGCGCCGAGATCGAGGTCCGCGCGGTGTCCGTGGGGGCCGGGTCCTCGCCCCTGCGGCTGCTGGGCCACAAGGTCACCGTCTCCGGCGCCGACTTCCGCTACGGCGCGGACTCCGTGGTGAGCGGCCCGGTGCGGACCCGGACGTGGACGGTACGGGAGTCGGCCTGGGGCCTGACCCTGCCGGCGGCACCCTGA
- a CDS encoding carbohydrate ABC transporter permease, translated as MLTHDRRSRLTALAFLAPLAAYLAAFYAYPLYRNLDLSLRDYTVRSFVAGDAPFTGWDNFRTVLDDPSFAPAMRHTMIFTFASIAVQYAAGLALAVFFDRRFPLAPTLRALFLIPWLLPLIVSASTWSWMFNSESGVVNYALHLIGVDPVGWLTSPHWALTSVIVANIWIGVPFNLVILYSGLQNIPAELYEAAALDGAGTWQQFRRITFPLLRPVSAITLLLGLVYTLKVFDLIWIMTKGGPGDSSSTLATWSYQLGFGTLLPKFGPGAAVGNILIVIALAFGLLHIRVQRRQEA; from the coding sequence ATGCTCACCCACGATCGCCGGAGCCGGCTGACGGCGCTGGCCTTCCTCGCGCCGCTGGCCGCGTACCTCGCCGCCTTCTACGCCTATCCCCTCTACCGCAACCTCGACCTGAGCCTGCGCGACTACACGGTCAGGTCCTTCGTCGCGGGCGACGCCCCCTTCACCGGCTGGGACAACTTCCGCACGGTCCTGGACGACCCGTCCTTCGCCCCGGCGATGCGGCACACGATGATCTTCACCTTCGCCTCCATCGCCGTCCAGTACGCCGCCGGACTCGCCCTCGCCGTCTTCTTCGACCGCCGTTTCCCGCTGGCCCCCACCCTGCGGGCCCTGTTCCTGATCCCCTGGCTGCTGCCGCTGATCGTGTCGGCGTCGACCTGGTCCTGGATGTTCAACAGCGAGTCCGGCGTGGTGAATTACGCCCTGCACCTGATCGGCGTCGACCCCGTCGGCTGGCTCACCTCACCGCACTGGGCGCTGACCTCGGTCATCGTCGCCAACATCTGGATCGGCGTCCCCTTCAACCTGGTCATCCTGTACAGCGGCCTCCAGAACATCCCCGCCGAGCTGTACGAGGCCGCCGCCCTGGACGGAGCGGGCACGTGGCAGCAGTTCCGCCGCATCACGTTCCCGCTGCTGCGCCCGGTCTCGGCGATCACCCTGCTGCTCGGTCTCGTCTACACCCTCAAGGTCTTCGACCTGATCTGGATCATGACGAAAGGCGGCCCCGGCGACTCCTCGTCCACCCTGGCCACCTGGTCCTACCAGCTCGGATTCGGCACCCTGCTGCCCAAGTTCGGCCCCGGCGCCGCCGTCGGCAACATCCTGATCGTCATCGCCCTCGCCTTCGGGCTGCTGCACATCCGCGTCCAGAGGAGGCAGGAAGCATGA
- a CDS encoding GbsR/MarR family transcriptional regulator — MAEPITAERDPEAVSKFVESFAAQLVEAGMQRMPARVFAALLASDAGAMSSAELGEQLQVSPAAVSGAVRYLAQQHMVSREREPGSRRERYRVHSNQWYEALTNRDAVLKRWELALRAGVDSLGSTTPAGRRLSETLAFFEFIDGEIAAMMERWRAHRETLFGDAG, encoded by the coding sequence ATGGCGGAACCGATCACGGCGGAGCGGGATCCGGAGGCGGTCTCGAAGTTCGTCGAGAGCTTCGCGGCGCAGCTCGTCGAGGCCGGGATGCAGCGGATGCCCGCCCGTGTCTTCGCGGCGCTGCTGGCCTCCGACGCCGGTGCGATGAGCTCCGCCGAACTCGGGGAGCAGCTCCAGGTCAGCCCCGCCGCCGTCTCCGGCGCGGTGCGCTATCTCGCGCAGCAGCACATGGTCTCGCGCGAGCGGGAGCCGGGCTCACGGCGCGAGCGGTACCGCGTGCACAGCAACCAGTGGTACGAGGCGCTGACCAACCGTGACGCGGTGCTCAAGCGCTGGGAACTCGCCCTGCGCGCCGGTGTCGACTCCCTCGGTTCCACGACCCCCGCCGGGCGGCGGCTCTCCGAGACCCTCGCGTTCTTCGAGTTCATCGACGGTGAGATCGCCGCGATGATGGAACGCTGGCGCGCCCACCGCGAGACGCTGTTCGGCGACGCCGGCTGA